The following are encoded together in the Pedobacter steynii genome:
- a CDS encoding LytR/AlgR family response regulator transcription factor: MIRCIAVDDEAYASEILATHIRKLPFLELVGTTTNAFEALTLVQEGKVDLVFLDIQMPELTGIQFLKICGNKCKVILTTAYPEYALDGFEHDVIDYLLKPISFERFYKAVQKAQSLFQPPVAESENMALLQTQTAGTDYMFIKGESKNKFIKVSYEDILYIEGLKNYISVFTTDERIITYLTLREMELYLPKNRFYRVHKSYIVAIDKIRMVDGNSIFIKENIIPVGETYREEFFKIIRETK; the protein is encoded by the coding sequence ATGATTCGTTGTATTGCCGTTGATGACGAGGCTTATGCCTCGGAAATATTAGCTACCCATATTCGTAAACTGCCGTTTCTGGAATTGGTGGGAACAACAACTAATGCGTTTGAAGCTTTAACCCTGGTGCAGGAGGGAAAAGTGGATCTGGTTTTTCTGGATATACAAATGCCTGAACTTACCGGAATTCAGTTTCTGAAGATCTGTGGGAATAAATGTAAAGTCATCCTCACCACGGCCTATCCTGAATATGCCCTGGATGGATTTGAACACGACGTGATTGATTACCTGCTAAAGCCCATCTCTTTTGAGCGTTTCTATAAAGCGGTTCAAAAGGCCCAGTCCTTATTCCAGCCTCCTGTTGCGGAAAGCGAAAATATGGCTTTGCTTCAAACGCAGACTGCCGGAACAGATTATATGTTTATCAAAGGAGAAAGTAAGAACAAGTTTATCAAAGTCAGTTATGAAGACATCCTCTATATCGAAGGATTAAAGAACTATATCTCCGTTTTTACGACAGACGAGCGCATCATCACTTACTTAACGTTAAGGGAGATGGAGCTCTATTTACCTAAAAACCGATTTTACCGTGTTCATAAATCTTATATTGTGGCCATAGACAAAATCAGAATGGTAGATGGCAATTCCATCTTCATTAAAG
- a CDS encoding sensor histidine kinase translates to MNTKKKVIIHILCWSLLYCYFYIGSWIKNDGIDVAWHFILTVSFLHAVEFYVCYLWVYPRYLRKSKVPQLIAWVILVVGMFISMRYLLEEVLHPYFFGFGNYAEGTTIGYYIRDNVYFGSSYIVIAAAVWSTENAFKNEKMNEQLRVEAEKAELSFLKSQINPHFLYNTLNYIYSLALPVSDKLAQAVIRLSDLMRYTLTESSDGKVNLLKEVGYLESYVELFRMRFDPLFYVSFEVKGLTDQQRIAPLLLIPFLENAFKHGVLNDPDHPIRMEINVSLQELKVTLWNKINQHQKDHSSGIGLMNVQRRLYLIYPGKHDLEIQNDGKSYQVNLRIEL, encoded by the coding sequence ATGAATACAAAAAAGAAAGTGATCATACATATTCTTTGCTGGAGTTTATTATACTGTTATTTTTATATTGGTTCCTGGATAAAGAATGACGGAATCGATGTAGCATGGCATTTTATCCTGACGGTTAGCTTTTTGCATGCCGTAGAATTTTATGTCTGTTACCTCTGGGTATACCCTCGTTATCTCCGTAAATCAAAAGTTCCGCAGCTGATTGCGTGGGTAATTCTGGTGGTTGGCATGTTTATCTCCATGCGTTACCTGCTGGAAGAGGTGCTCCATCCGTATTTTTTTGGATTCGGTAATTACGCAGAGGGTACTACTATAGGGTATTATATTCGGGATAACGTGTATTTTGGTTCCTCTTATATTGTCATTGCCGCTGCGGTCTGGAGTACAGAAAACGCTTTCAAAAACGAAAAAATGAACGAACAGCTCAGGGTTGAGGCTGAAAAAGCAGAATTGTCATTTCTTAAATCTCAGATCAATCCTCACTTTTTATACAATACCCTAAACTATATTTATTCTCTGGCACTTCCGGTATCTGATAAACTGGCACAAGCGGTCATCCGGCTTTCTGACCTGATGCGCTATACATTGACGGAAAGTTCTGATGGCAAGGTGAACTTGCTAAAAGAAGTCGGTTATCTCGAAAGCTATGTGGAATTGTTTCGGATGCGCTTTGACCCGCTTTTTTATGTCAGCTTTGAGGTTAAAGGCCTTACTGATCAACAGCGTATCGCTCCGCTGTTACTCATCCCTTTTTTAGAAAATGCCTTTAAACATGGGGTGCTGAATGATCCGGATCACCCCATCCGTATGGAAATTAATGTATCCCTTCAGGAGCTGAAAGTGACCCTTTGGAATAAGATCAACCAGCATCAGAAGGACCATTCCAGTGGCATTGGCTTAATGAATGTACAGCGAAGATTGTACCTGATTTATCCCGGTAAACATGACCTGGAAATACAGAATGACGGGAAATCCTATCAGGTCAATCTGAGAATTGAACTGTAG
- a CDS encoding outer membrane beta-barrel family protein — translation MCTYSKFIFSLLLLLIQTSAFCQTTKLSGNILNATDGKAIEFASVALIQLPDSTRAGLGLSNDKGVFSFENIKPGSYQIKVIAIGYERAQSKAFNLGTTAMVIPALRLNPTVTSLKEVDIRAKTPLIQQQADRTVLNVEQMNTAGDNALDVLKRAPGIKLDKDDNIIMKGKSGVNVMIDGKMSYMSGLELSTYLKSLPGSVMSKVELISNPPSSFDAAGSAGIINIKLKRNKLQGFNGNASIGAGYGEYGKGYGSTNLNYNVGKVSTYGRFSYGYYNSFNRLTMNRNIAGEQFNQLNFWHPITRSSNYALGADYFINDKHTIGILWKGSSAPYTTNSESNSVNYNTVQQKMGSVNSKNPQDNTSGNNAYNLNYRFKIDTNGRELGIDLDKVGYDNSKTEQYFNSYFDAADNRIGDVVNLRNKGFGDVSIYAVKLDYVHPFSKTLKAEAGYKSSWVNTSSDVRFDSLKTAGWINDPKRTNRFNYRENINALYLSFSQSFKQLELKAGLRAEQTLGNGLSSGNEEKIDRKYWQLFPTFFASWKVSENHQIQGSYARRINRPSYTSLNPFAFYSDPYTALKGNPLLLPSFSNNFEINYNIKSFRVLSLSYAKSTDVISEVIYQNDLSKESISVEENLGRAQNIYIATGSPFDITKWWNNNTELSIAYDDVKSTVQGGNYDSHKFSWSVNSEQTFNLPKELQLTYTFFYSSPSVSGLFRSLESYGMNVSARKTFMNKKATVSLKLNDVFDTNKFRANLRYNNVNTYWQNQWESRKINLSLNYKFGNMKVKNARSRSTGTADEENRVKN, via the coding sequence ATGTGTACTTATTCTAAATTCATCTTTTCTCTTCTATTATTACTGATCCAGACCAGTGCTTTTTGTCAGACGACAAAACTAAGCGGCAACATTCTTAACGCAACCGATGGGAAAGCAATAGAATTTGCATCCGTAGCCTTAATCCAGCTACCAGATTCCACAAGAGCAGGACTCGGCCTCAGCAACGATAAGGGTGTATTTTCATTTGAAAACATTAAACCCGGCAGTTATCAGATTAAGGTAATTGCAATAGGTTATGAGAGGGCTCAAAGTAAAGCTTTTAATCTTGGCACCACGGCCATGGTAATACCTGCCCTGAGATTAAACCCTACGGTAACCAGCTTAAAAGAAGTAGACATCAGAGCAAAAACACCACTGATCCAGCAGCAGGCAGACCGTACCGTTTTGAATGTGGAACAGATGAATACTGCAGGAGACAATGCATTGGATGTATTGAAAAGAGCACCGGGAATCAAGCTGGACAAAGATGACAACATCATTATGAAAGGCAAAAGCGGGGTAAATGTGATGATAGATGGAAAAATGAGTTATATGTCGGGATTGGAACTGAGCACTTATCTGAAATCCTTACCCGGCTCGGTAATGAGCAAGGTTGAACTGATTTCTAATCCTCCTTCCTCTTTTGACGCTGCCGGATCTGCCGGAATCATCAATATCAAATTAAAACGAAACAAATTACAAGGCTTTAACGGGAATGCGAGTATCGGCGCAGGATACGGTGAATATGGAAAAGGATATGGCAGCACCAATCTAAACTATAACGTCGGAAAAGTTAGTACCTATGGCCGGTTCAGTTATGGTTATTACAATTCTTTCAACAGGCTCACCATGAACCGCAACATTGCCGGTGAGCAGTTTAACCAGCTCAATTTCTGGCATCCGATCACCAGAAGCAGCAACTACGCCCTGGGAGCAGATTATTTCATCAACGACAAGCATACGATTGGCATCTTGTGGAAAGGTTCTTCAGCTCCATACACCACCAATAGCGAAAGCAATTCTGTCAATTACAATACCGTTCAGCAAAAGATGGGAAGTGTAAACTCTAAAAACCCACAAGACAATACTTCAGGCAACAATGCTTACAACCTGAATTACCGTTTTAAAATCGACACTAATGGCAGAGAGCTGGGTATTGACCTCGACAAAGTCGGGTACGACAATTCTAAAACGGAACAATATTTCAACAGTTACTTTGATGCTGCTGACAACAGAATCGGAGATGTGGTCAACCTGAGAAATAAAGGATTTGGCGATGTTTCTATATATGCGGTTAAGCTGGATTACGTACATCCATTTTCAAAAACACTTAAAGCAGAAGCTGGCTATAAGAGCAGTTGGGTAAATACCAGCAGTGATGTCAGGTTTGATTCCCTAAAAACAGCCGGATGGATCAATGATCCTAAGCGCACCAACCGCTTCAATTATCGGGAAAACATCAATGCACTTTACCTTTCTTTTAGTCAATCTTTTAAGCAACTGGAGCTAAAAGCAGGTTTGAGAGCAGAACAAACACTCGGAAACGGGCTTTCTTCGGGAAATGAGGAAAAGATAGACCGCAAATACTGGCAGCTTTTCCCTACCTTTTTTGCTTCCTGGAAGGTCAGCGAAAACCATCAGATTCAGGGAAGTTATGCACGTCGGATCAACAGGCCGTCTTATACCAGTCTGAATCCCTTTGCCTTCTACTCCGATCCTTATACCGCGTTAAAAGGAAACCCTCTGTTACTTCCTTCATTTTCCAATAACTTCGAAATCAATTACAACATTAAGAGTTTCAGGGTGCTCAGCCTGAGTTATGCCAAAAGCACCGATGTGATCTCCGAAGTGATCTATCAAAATGATCTGAGCAAGGAAAGCATTAGTGTGGAAGAGAATCTTGGCAGGGCACAAAATATATACATCGCTACCGGAAGTCCTTTCGATATTACTAAATGGTGGAACAACAATACTGAGCTTTCCATTGCCTATGACGATGTAAAATCGACCGTACAAGGCGGAAATTATGACAGTCATAAATTTAGCTGGTCGGTAAATTCCGAACAAACTTTTAACCTTCCTAAGGAATTACAGCTGACCTATACCTTTTTCTACAGTTCCCCTTCCGTATCCGGGTTGTTCAGGTCCCTGGAATCTTATGGGATGAATGTTTCGGCCAGGAAAACATTCATGAATAAAAAGGCAACAGTTAGTTTAAAGCTCAATGACGTTTTCGACACCAATAAATTCAGGGCCAACCTACGCTATAATAATGTCAATACCTATTGGCAAAACCAGTGGGAAAGCCGTAAAATCAACTTGAGCCTGAACTATAAATTCGGCAATATGAAAGTTAAGAATGCCAGATCAAGAAGTACAGGGACTGCAGACGAAGAAAACAGGGTTAAGAATTAG
- a CDS encoding DUF5362 family protein, with product MFRVSKNYLKINTINMEDFEEKEPVQEENEILVITEDIRSYIYDTAKWAKFLSVIGFVFCVLIVICAFFVPAVISSMTAMGGQSPVTQIAPAVLTVTYLLIGLLYFYPSLMLFKYATAAQKAVLFLDQSSLGIAMSKMKSFFKFWGVFTIVIISFYVIGILFAVVAGIGVS from the coding sequence ATGTTTAGGGTATCTAAAAACTATTTAAAGATTAACACGATCAATATGGAAGATTTCGAAGAAAAAGAGCCTGTTCAGGAGGAAAATGAAATCCTGGTAATTACCGAGGATATCCGTAGTTATATTTACGATACTGCTAAATGGGCTAAATTCTTATCTGTTATTGGATTTGTATTTTGTGTTTTAATCGTGATATGTGCCTTTTTTGTGCCGGCCGTAATTTCATCAATGACTGCAATGGGTGGTCAGAGCCCGGTAACTCAGATTGCTCCTGCAGTACTTACTGTTACTTATTTACTGATTGGATTGCTTTATTTTTATCCAAGTCTGATGCTATTTAAATATGCTACCGCTGCTCAGAAAGCCGTTTTATTCCTGGATCAGTCGAGCTTGGGAATCGCGATGAGCAAAATGAAATCATTTTTTAAATTCTGGGGAGTCTTCACCATTGTGATCATCAGCTTTTATGTGATCGGAATTTTATTTGCTGTAGTGGCCGGTATCGGAGTCAGCTAA
- the ychF gene encoding redox-regulated ATPase YchF, producing MALQCGIVGLPNVGKSTLFNCLSNAKAQAANFPFCTIEPNIGVITVPDDRLTKLAELVQPNRIVPNTIEIVDIAGLVKGASKGEGLGNQFLGNIRATNAVIHVLRCFDDGNVIHVDGSVDPIRDKEIIDTELQLKDLDTVIKRIQKVEKMAKTDKDAKRTFDILSVIKAHIEEGKSVRSAAVAAEDFEFIQDLGLLTQKPVMYVCNVDENSVINGNAYVDRVKEAVKDENAEVLVISAKIESEIAELESYEERQEFLADLGLTESGVNKLIVAAYRLLDLYTYFTAGVQEVRAWTITKGFTAPQAAGVIHTDFEKGFIRAEVIKYNDFVTLGSEAACKEAGKLGVEGKTYVVEDGDIMHFRFNV from the coding sequence ATGGCATTACAATGTGGTATAGTTGGTTTACCAAATGTTGGAAAATCCACCTTATTTAACTGTTTATCGAACGCAAAAGCTCAAGCGGCTAATTTCCCTTTTTGTACAATAGAACCTAATATCGGCGTAATTACTGTACCTGACGACAGGTTGACTAAACTGGCAGAACTGGTACAGCCAAACCGTATTGTTCCCAATACCATTGAGATTGTAGATATTGCAGGTTTGGTAAAAGGTGCTTCCAAAGGAGAAGGATTAGGTAACCAATTTTTGGGTAATATCAGGGCTACAAATGCCGTTATTCACGTATTACGTTGTTTTGACGACGGAAATGTAATTCATGTTGACGGTTCCGTAGATCCGATCCGTGATAAAGAAATTATTGATACAGAATTACAGCTTAAGGATCTGGATACCGTAATAAAACGCATCCAGAAAGTAGAAAAAATGGCAAAAACTGATAAGGATGCCAAAAGAACTTTCGATATCCTGAGCGTGATCAAAGCACATATTGAAGAAGGTAAATCGGTGCGTTCTGCAGCAGTTGCAGCAGAAGATTTTGAATTCATTCAGGACCTTGGTTTACTGACCCAGAAACCGGTAATGTACGTATGTAATGTAGATGAGAATTCCGTAATTAACGGAAACGCTTATGTAGACCGCGTTAAAGAAGCTGTAAAAGACGAGAATGCGGAAGTATTGGTCATTTCTGCGAAAATAGAATCAGAAATTGCCGAGCTGGAAAGCTATGAAGAGCGTCAGGAGTTTTTAGCCGATCTTGGACTTACAGAATCGGGCGTAAACAAACTGATTGTTGCTGCTTACCGCTTACTGGATCTGTATACTTATTTCACTGCAGGTGTTCAGGAAGTGAGGGCATGGACCATCACTAAAGGATTCACTGCTCCACAGGCTGCAGGTGTAATCCATACCGATTTTGAAAAAGGATTTATCCGTGCTGAGGTTATCAAATACAATGACTTTGTAACCCTGGGTTCAGAGGCTGCCTGTAAAGAAGCCGGTAAACTAGGTGTAGAGGGTAAAACTTATGTGGTAGAAGATGGAGACATCATGCATTTCCGTTTCAATGTATAA
- the mgtE gene encoding magnesium transporter yields MEEMIVEEIVKLLEQEDSAQLKIYLDDLNISDVEHLIDELPQYAVTFIDTLSIKRAVNVFRILDFPTQERIIKKLPGNKLAELINLLPPDDRTSLFSELKGDAVKKLIILLPAKDRVEALSLLGYEEDSVGRLMTPDYVAVKKDWTVSRVLAHIRRYGKNSETIDVIYVIDKDGVLLDDIRIREILLADPEAKIGDLTDQRLIALKANDHQEEAINIFRMNNRVALPVVDDYNVLLGIVTVDDILWIANEEYTEDMHKIGGTQALDEPYLDMPIFGLFKRRIGWLVVLFLGEMLTATAMGHFEADIAKAVILAMFVPLIISSGGNSGSQASTLIIQAMALGEITVGDWWRVMRRELISGLMLGVVLGCIGFLRIFVWTFFTDMYGPHWALIGVTVGIALVGVVLWGSLAGSMLPLILKKLGADPATSSAPFVATLVDVTGLIIYFSVAVMFLTGVLL; encoded by the coding sequence ATGGAAGAAATGATTGTTGAAGAGATCGTAAAGCTCTTAGAGCAGGAGGACAGTGCACAATTGAAGATATATCTGGATGACCTCAATATATCAGACGTCGAGCATTTAATAGACGAACTTCCCCAATACGCAGTTACATTTATTGATACCCTGTCCATTAAAAGGGCAGTGAATGTCTTCAGAATCCTGGATTTCCCGACTCAGGAAAGAATCATCAAAAAACTTCCTGGAAATAAGCTTGCCGAGCTGATTAACCTTTTACCTCCAGACGACCGTACTTCCTTATTCAGTGAACTGAAAGGAGATGCGGTAAAAAAACTGATCATTCTGTTGCCGGCTAAGGATAGGGTTGAGGCACTTTCCTTATTGGGTTACGAAGAAGACAGTGTGGGAAGGCTGATGACACCGGATTATGTGGCAGTCAAAAAAGACTGGACGGTATCCAGGGTATTGGCACACATCAGAAGATATGGGAAAAACTCCGAAACGATTGATGTGATCTATGTGATCGATAAAGATGGCGTACTGCTGGACGACATCAGGATCCGGGAAATCCTCCTGGCAGATCCGGAAGCAAAAATCGGAGACCTGACAGATCAGCGTCTGATCGCGCTAAAGGCGAACGACCATCAGGAAGAAGCGATCAACATATTCAGAATGAATAACCGGGTGGCTTTACCCGTAGTAGACGATTATAATGTGTTACTTGGTATTGTGACTGTAGATGATATCCTATGGATTGCAAACGAAGAATATACAGAAGATATGCATAAAATCGGGGGTACCCAGGCCCTGGATGAACCTTACCTGGATATGCCGATTTTTGGCTTATTTAAAAGAAGGATAGGCTGGCTGGTGGTACTTTTCCTGGGAGAGATGTTAACGGCAACTGCCATGGGACATTTTGAAGCGGACATTGCGAAAGCAGTGATATTAGCCATGTTTGTGCCACTGATCATTTCGAGTGGTGGAAATAGCGGTTCACAGGCCTCTACGCTGATTATTCAGGCGATGGCCTTAGGAGAAATTACGGTGGGCGACTGGTGGAGGGTAATGCGCAGGGAGCTCATCTCCGGCCTGATGCTGGGAGTGGTACTGGGTTGTATCGGATTTCTGAGAATCTTTGTCTGGACCTTCTTCACTGATATGTATGGACCACATTGGGCACTTATTGGAGTGACCGTGGGAATCGCCTTGGTAGGTGTAGTCCTTTGGGGTTCACTGGCGGGTTCTATGCTGCCCCTGATCCTGAAAAAACTGGGAGCTGACCCTGCAACTTCATCTGCTCCTTTTGTAGCGACACTGGTGGATGTAACCGGTCTGATCATTTACTTCTCTGTTGCAGTCATGTTCCTGACGGGAGTACTGCTCTAA
- a CDS encoding exo-beta-N-acetylmuramidase NamZ domain-containing protein: protein MMRYISIFFLSLLAISNVRCVAQMASSNQGISNKPGIITGADQTEKYLPYLKGKRIGLVANQSSMIDKKSSVDSLVSLGIKIVKVFGPEHGFRGNASNGAVVSDEKDAKTGIPIISLYGKNEKPTKEQLADIDLMVFDIQDVGCRYYTNINTLEYVMEACAENNKELLILDRPNPNGYVIDGPVMTDDKFKSAIGIHYTPMTHGMTIGEFAQYLNGEGYLKKQCKINIIKVANYNHDMPYLLPIYPSPNLNTQQAVMLFPSLCMYEGTAINEGRGTYMPFTILGAPALEGKYSFSYKPISIRGMSERPNHKDAVCYGLDLRNYDINKLRKSRQINLSWLIELYNAYPDKANFFTPGRAGRDVSAFDLRIGTDQLRKQIIAGMSEADIRKSWEPGLQKFKAIRAKYLLYPD from the coding sequence ATGATGAGATATATTTCCATATTCTTTTTATCGCTTCTGGCGATCAGCAACGTTAGGTGTGTCGCACAAATGGCATCGTCAAACCAAGGTATATCCAATAAACCGGGAATTATTACAGGCGCCGACCAGACTGAAAAATATTTGCCTTATCTAAAAGGAAAACGAATTGGCCTGGTTGCAAATCAGAGTTCCATGATCGATAAGAAAAGCAGTGTAGACAGCTTAGTGAGCCTTGGAATTAAAATTGTAAAGGTGTTTGGACCTGAGCATGGTTTTAGAGGCAATGCGAGTAATGGAGCTGTGGTGAGCGACGAGAAAGATGCTAAAACCGGTATTCCAATTATCTCTTTATATGGCAAAAATGAGAAACCAACAAAAGAACAGCTGGCGGATATAGACCTTATGGTTTTTGATATTCAGGATGTAGGCTGCCGATACTATACTAACATCAATACGCTGGAGTATGTGATGGAAGCCTGTGCAGAAAACAACAAAGAACTGTTAATTCTTGACCGTCCTAATCCTAACGGATATGTAATAGACGGACCGGTAATGACTGATGATAAATTTAAATCGGCCATTGGGATACATTATACACCCATGACCCATGGCATGACAATAGGGGAATTCGCACAATACCTTAATGGCGAAGGATATCTCAAAAAGCAATGCAAAATAAATATCATAAAGGTTGCCAATTATAATCATGATATGCCTTACCTGCTTCCAATATATCCCTCCCCGAATTTAAATACGCAGCAGGCTGTGATGCTTTTCCCGAGCTTATGTATGTATGAAGGAACCGCGATCAATGAAGGGCGGGGAACCTATATGCCATTTACTATTTTGGGAGCCCCGGCATTGGAGGGCAAATATTCATTTTCATACAAACCGATAAGTATTCGTGGAATGAGTGAACGGCCAAATCATAAAGACGCTGTTTGTTATGGTCTCGACCTTCGCAATTATGACATTAACAAACTTCGGAAGAGCCGCCAAATTAATTTATCCTGGTTAATTGAACTGTACAATGCTTATCCGGATAAAGCTAATTTCTTTACTCCCGGAAGAGCGGGCCGGGATGTATCAGCTTTTGATCTGCGCATAGGTACTGATCAATTGAGAAAACAAATCATAGCCGGAATGTCGGAAGCGGACATCAGAAAAAGCTGGGAACCTGGATTGCAGAAGTTTAAGGCTATACGGGCAAAGTATCTTTTATATCCGGATTAG